From the Carassius carassius chromosome 45, fCarCar2.1, whole genome shotgun sequence genome, one window contains:
- the LOC132127149 gene encoding synaptobrevin homolog YKT6-like: MKLYSLSILYKGSTKANLLKAAYDLSSFSFFQRSSVQEFMTFTSALIVERSSLGTRATIKEQEYLCHVYVRNDSLGAVVIADSEYPSRVCFTLLDKVLDEFSRQVNSTDWLSGSPATVQYTALDSHLAKYQNPREADAMTKVQAELDETKIILHNTMESLLERGEKLDDLVQKSEHLGNQSKAFYKTARKQNSCCEIM; the protein is encoded by the exons ATGAAACTCTACAGTCTGAGCATCTTGTATAAAGGCTCGACGAAGGCCAACCTGCTGAAGGCGGCGTATGATCTGTCGTCATTCAGTTTCTTCCAGAGATCCAG TGTACAGGAGTTTATGACGTTCACCAGTGCGCTGATTGTTGAGCGTTCATCATTAGGAACACGTGCAACTATCAAAGAGCAAG AGTACTTGTGTCACGTGTACGTGCGAAATGACAGTCTCGGTGCTGTTGTGATCGCAGACAGTGAATATCCCTCCAGAGTCTGCTTCACTTTACTTGATAAG GTGCTGGATGAGTTCTCCAGACAGGTCAACAGTACTGACTGGCTGTCTGGTTCTCCAGCGACCGTTCAGTACACAGCACTGGACAGCCATCTGGCTAAATACCAG AATCCACGTGAGGCTGATGCTATGACCAAAGTGCAAGCAGAACTGGATGAAACCAAAATTATTTTG CACAACACAATGGAGTCACTTCTGGAGAGAGGCGAGAAGCTGGATGATTTAGTTCAGAAATCTGAGCATCTGGGAAACCAATCAAAAGCCTTTTATAAAACG GCACGCAAGCAGAACTCGTGCTGTGAGATCATGTGA